Proteins encoded together in one Campylobacter concisus window:
- a CDS encoding glycosyltransferase family 9 protein, with product MKILLIRNDNIGDLICTTPAIEALRKAYAQAQIDIVVNSLNACVVKNNPFLNKIYTYTKPKHVRSIAAKVKAFFGKCKILFQIWRENYDVVVIFRSSYSPSAAIFARVARAKKIIGAVKQNEDRHLITDRLNFDQSLHEAMLCCQCLAPLGVNFKDEKTLYVPSEKNEKFKDFVFFHISSRVEQNRLSEGKILEILEFLKQRFKNIAISAEEANFGNDISHKADVVFARTKSLDELASYIWAAKFVLTLDGGVAHLAPALGVKTIVLFGKTNPLRWAPIYGSGKCIVLQSPNKIAEEIKNDEIFNKILQFA from the coding sequence TTGAAAATTTTACTTATAAGAAATGACAACATAGGTGATTTAATTTGCACTACGCCAGCCATTGAAGCGTTGCGCAAAGCCTACGCTCAGGCTCAGATAGATATCGTAGTAAATAGCTTAAATGCTTGTGTTGTTAAAAACAACCCTTTTTTAAACAAAATATACACATATACAAAGCCAAAGCATGTGAGATCCATTGCCGCGAAGGTTAAAGCTTTTTTTGGAAAGTGTAAAATTTTATTTCAAATTTGGCGTGAGAATTATGATGTAGTTGTTATTTTTAGAAGCTCCTATTCGCCATCTGCCGCTATCTTTGCAAGAGTGGCTCGTGCTAAAAAGATAATAGGAGCAGTCAAACAAAACGAAGATAGACATCTCATAACAGATAGGTTAAATTTTGATCAGTCCTTACATGAAGCCATGCTGTGTTGTCAATGCTTGGCGCCACTTGGGGTAAATTTTAAAGATGAAAAAACACTTTACGTGCCAAGTGAAAAAAATGAAAAATTTAAAGACTTTGTATTTTTTCATATCTCATCACGAGTAGAACAAAATCGCTTAAGTGAAGGTAAAATCTTAGAAATTTTAGAATTTCTAAAGCAACGATTTAAAAATATTGCCATTAGTGCAGAAGAGGCCAACTTTGGTAATGACATATCACATAAGGCAGATGTTGTTTTTGCTAGAACAAAAAGTTTAGATGAGCTAGCAAGTTATATCTGGGCAGCCAAATTTGTTCTTACTCTTGACGGAGGTGTAGCACATTTAGCTCCAGCGCTTGGTGTAAAGACGATCGTTTTATTTGGAAAAACAAATCCTTTAAGATGGGCACCAATCTACGGCAGCGGTAAGTGCATAGTCTTGCAAAGCCCAAACAAAATAGCAGAGGAAATCAAAAATGATGAAATTTTTAACAAAATATTACAGTTTGCTTGA
- a CDS encoding O-antigen ligase family protein — translation MMKFLTKYYSLLENLKYIFFTIYLFSLPVAKVASIQSISMSLFTLLVVATEYKKWSLKDLLKIKAPLALLFIIALLAYISLFFTIDINETLKEVNKGVIKNVAFMIVLFYYFMNLGYEKIKIYIYIFFSSLLLHSVINIITWANVGFDFRYRTGGLLDGYIYDGGGERFGIWAVYAFGCAISLLTFQKNKAFAVLFLVISLVSIISNNTRATYIGVIFVLAAVFFIFIRSNKIRILSCALVTIFIFGFYEISHHISPDRYNLTLIPKYIELMKKSPKEMGTYSEMGLTESVPSRIASWKSVLIYRLHEPFVPTGYGRFLYGKTIRKLNSEQDVPFSDYSQVHNEFLGMFFSLGIFGLLAFIGIWISYLKTSIQVSKNNNMLLMVFGHTIFFGGLGFIASLLFGSFFGSSEAKLFYLTLGMALGIYYKKGPNNDDKYTRA, via the coding sequence ATGATGAAATTTTTAACAAAATATTACAGTTTGCTTGAAAATTTAAAATATATATTTTTTACCATTTATCTCTTTTCTTTGCCAGTGGCAAAAGTAGCTTCTATACAGTCTATATCTATGTCATTATTTACTCTCTTAGTCGTTGCAACAGAGTATAAAAAATGGAGCTTGAAAGATTTACTAAAAATAAAAGCTCCACTAGCTCTACTTTTTATCATAGCTTTATTAGCGTATATATCACTTTTTTTTACCATAGATATAAATGAAACACTAAAAGAGGTTAATAAGGGTGTTATAAAAAATGTCGCATTTATGATCGTTTTGTTCTATTATTTTATGAATTTAGGATATGAGAAAATTAAAATTTATATTTATATATTTTTCTCTTCACTTTTACTGCATTCTGTCATAAATATAATAACGTGGGCTAATGTTGGCTTTGATTTTCGTTATAGAACTGGTGGGTTGTTAGATGGATATATTTACGATGGTGGTGGCGAGAGGTTTGGAATTTGGGCAGTGTATGCTTTTGGATGTGCCATTTCTCTTTTAACATTTCAAAAAAATAAAGCATTCGCGGTTCTTTTTTTAGTAATCTCACTAGTTAGCATCATTTCAAACAATACAAGAGCTACTTATATAGGTGTTATATTTGTGCTAGCAGCTGTTTTTTTTATTTTTATACGATCAAATAAAATTAGAATATTATCTTGCGCGTTAGTTACTATATTTATCTTTGGTTTTTATGAGATTTCTCATCACATATCTCCAGATAGATATAATTTGACACTAATACCAAAATATATTGAGCTTATGAAAAAATCTCCAAAAGAGATGGGGACATACTCTGAAATGGGGCTAACTGAGTCAGTTCCTTCTAGAATAGCTTCGTGGAAGTCAGTCCTTATTTATAGACTGCATGAGCCATTTGTGCCGACTGGATATGGTAGATTTTTATATGGAAAAACTATTAGAAAATTAAATAGCGAGCAAGATGTGCCTTTTTCTGATTATTCACAAGTTCATAATGAATTTTTAGGGATGTTTTTTTCGCTTGGCATATTTGGGCTTCTCGCATTTATTGGAATTTGGATAAGTTATTTAAAAACTAGCATTCAGGTAAGTAAAAATAATAATATGCTTTTAATGGTGTTTGGACACACGATTTTCTTTGGCGGACTTGGCTTTATTGCAAGCTTGCTATTTGGTAGTTTTTTTGGAAGTAGCGAAGCAAAACTTTTCTACCTTAC